In Syngnathoides biaculeatus isolate LvHL_M chromosome 5, ASM1980259v1, whole genome shotgun sequence, the following are encoded in one genomic region:
- the LOC133500652 gene encoding terminal nucleotidyltransferase 4A-like, whose amino-acid sequence MDPRSAWIQPEQKGPANSLWMHIWETSQGFAPNSAAESHAPGFKAVSAESRGEYRKSAAPPLGAVFGKVSKRDGGGERGSARRKGSLSPSSSSLDSEAESSSPSGSSLQIDNLNVSEEASRFLHYGEHELDDSDASQRPAPPPPPPPPAPLAPAPAAAPDPPPLPLHAAPRHCRSGGGGGTQQSVGHTPARMKNQHASKQHHYSTSARRRYLNRANSFHGGLPQPAHSCGDSCSLWKTRRYSPGVNGLHEEIVDFFNFMSPRPEEEAMRRNVVNRIESVIKELWPTARVEIFGSFSTGLYLPTSDIDLVVFGKWDHPPLQELEQALKRHNVSGPYPIKVLDKASVPIIKLTDHETEVKIDISFNVETAVKAAQFIKSYLKKYTVLPPLIFVLKQFLLQRDLNEVFTGGISSYSLILMAISFLQLHPRIDTRRANINLGILLIEFFELYGRDFNYMKMGIRVNGGAYLSKEEMLKAMGNGNRPSMLCIEDPIQPGNDVGRSSYGVLQVKQVFDFAYMVLSHGVSPLARAYPNKEYESTLGRIIKVCPEVLAYRDWTIKTWGVKHYSNQGTHDVETCEQDLARLMLVSLEDQRDTASPLSADSSSPSPVFLNSPEHHSSSSSPRSNSSSSSSSSSGSDIESDPPLSTNGVHLQSLNLASVHSIMQMAAHPAGFIHTAPQFYHKNLPSVSLVHRHMAQAAVSLQSNSTSPLPSPLHQLHQPRMGGQHQHTYAVPLESQGSFEAHNFGFKHSQSSSLRGQSRSQGSFSPQRRFVPQGHNAEPGLRNQQQQQQQQQQQYNCNTWRRRKRENLPALNQSR is encoded by the exons ATGGATCCCAGGAGCGCTTGGATCCAGCCTGAGCAGAAGGGACCTGCCAATTCGTTATGGATGCACATTTGGGAAACGTCTCAGGGTTTTGCCCCGAATTCCGCCGCCGAAAGCCACGCTCCGGGGTTCAAGGCCGTCTCCGCGGAGTCCCGCGGCGAATACCGTAAAAGCGCAGCGCCGCCGCTCGGTGCCGTGTTCGGGAAAGTGTCGAAGCGAGACGGCGGCGGAGAGAGGGGGAGCGCTCGGAGGAAGGGCTCCTTGTCGCCGTCGTCCTCCTCGCTCGACTCGGAGGCCGAGAGCTCGTCTCCGTCCGGCTCTTCTCTCCAGATAGACAATTTAAACGTGTCGGAGGAGGCGAGCAGGTTTTTACACTACGGCGAACACGAGCTGGACGACAGCGACGCGAGCCAGCGgccggcgccgccgcctccgcctccgcccCCTGCTCCTCTTGCTCCCGCTCCCGCTGCCGCTCCGGATCCTCCGCCTCTGCCTCTCCACGCTGCTCCCCGACATTGtcgcagcggcggcggcggcggcacgcAGCAATCCGTCGGCCACACCCCCGCCAGGATGAAGAACCAACACGCGAGCAAGCAGCACCATTATTCCACGTCGGCCCGCAGGCGGTACCTGAACCGAGCCAACTCGTTCCACGGCGGCCTCCCGCAGCCGGCCCACAGCTGCGGCGACTCCTGCAGTCTGTGGAAGACGAGGCGCTACAGCCCGGGGGTCAACGG TCTCCACGAAGAGATAGTTGACTTTTTCAACTTCATGTCACCGCGACCGGAGGAGGAGGCCATGAGAAGAAACGTCGTGAACAGAATCGAAAGCGTCATCAAGGAACTCTGGCCCACGGCTCGG GTGGAGATATTTGGCAGCTTCAGCACGGGTCTCTATCTTCCAACCag tgacatCGACCTGGTGGTGTTCGGGAAGTGGGACCACCCCCCGCTGCAGGAACTGGAGCAAGCACTGAAGAGACACAACGTGTCGGGGCCGTACCCCATTAAAGTCCTCGACAAAGCTTCC GTGCCCATCATCAAGCTCACGGACCACGAAACCGAGGTCAAAATTGACATCAGCTTTAATGTGGAGACTGCCGTCAAAGCAGCGCAGTTCATTAAGAGCTACCTGAAG AAATACACTGTTCTGCCACCTCTCATCTTCGTCCTGAAGCAGTTCCTACTCCAGAGGGATCTGAATGAAGTTTTTACTGGAGGCATCAGCTCGTACAGTCTTATACTGATGGCGATCAGTTTCCTACAG CTGCACCCCCGCATTGACACGCGGCGCGCGAACATCAACTTGGGCATCCTCCTGATTGAGTTTTTCGAGCTGTACGGACGCGACTTCAACTACATGAAGATGGGCATCCGTGTGAACGGGGGCGCTTACCTGTCCAAAGAGGAGATGCTCAAAGCTATGGGGAACGGGAACAGGCCGTCTATGCTCTGCATAGAGGATCCAATACAGCCAG GTAACGATGTCGGCCGAAGCTCGTACGGAGTCTTGCAAGTGAAGCAAGTGTTTGACTTTGCTTACATGGTGTTGAGTCACGGTGTGTCTCCACTCGCTCGGGCTTACCCCAACAAAGAGTATGAAAG taCTTTGGGTCGTATCATCAAAGTTTGCCCAGAGGTTCTTGCGTACAGAGACTGGACTATTAAGACATGGGGAGTCAAGCATTATTCCAACCAGGGGACTCATg ATGTCGAGACGTGTGAGCAGGACCTCGCCAGACTGATGTTGGTGTCGTTGGAGGATCAGCGAGACACGGCCTCGCCCCTCAGCGCCGATTCGTCCTCGCCCTCCCCGGTCTTCCTCAACAGCCCCGAGCACCATTCTTCGTCGTCCTCCCCCAGATcaaactcctcctcctcctcctcctcctcctccgggaGTGACATC GAATCGGATCCTCCTCTCAGCACTAACGGAGTCCATCTCCAGTCCCTCAACCTGGCCTCGGTCCATTCGATAATGCAAATGGCTGCACATCCAGCAGGCTTTATCCACACCGCACCGCAG TTCTACCATAAGAACCTGCCGTCAGTCAGCCTGGTGCACCGGCACATGGCGCAAGCCGCAGTCTCCCTGCAGTCCAACTCCACAAGCCCTCTCCCCAGCCCCCTCCACCAACTCCACCAACCCCGGATGGGGGGGCAGCACCAGCACACCTACGCCGTTCCGCTCGAGTCCCAGGGCTCCTTCGAGGCCCACAATTTCGGCTTCAAGCACAGCCAAAGCAGCAGCCTCCGTGGCCAAAGTCGCTCCCAAGGTAGTTTCAGTCCCCAACGGCGGTTTGTTCCTCAGGGCCACAACGCGGAACCGGGTTTGAggaaccagcagcagcagcagcagcagcagcagcagcagtacaACTGCAACACCTGGCGACGCAGGAAGAGGGAAAATCTCCCAGCTCTGAATCAGAGCAGATGA
- the ice1 gene encoding little elongation complex subunit 1 — MMPGDNQPKTVPIASDATPGNCQNCSVLHQSLTEYVSSFLALKQKITVADDTITLRQQHEELQSRLFALEKRTENHEAVQAELEEKKRILRDYGQITEEFEKLKHENGVTLAENGKLEQQLKGIKELMEALSLENAQLKRERAAFENDLLTAQISLKKSQENADKVEKLMEEQERISSMKEKLANKVTLMEESVSERNNQISLLSKEKMVLEKNIFDLQGRLIKLERERNKEYKSIAIQARPSGEHKVDKEKVRILLEQLWACVEPKDQQGTNALLLQDPKSPQRNCIPQGAKSRTPFHQNGDIQRSPTQINAQLKTSPRAHKIKKQASQLIQKEEKSRPTNNNHVTKDVKPKEFVPDTPNMDEILKLFKPLPPCLSPLLESENETESVETGDREAVRVGAPGNPGPGEKEFQDTRTKSPLSPKPLSTTFAESDGLYNVATHEMECTTNIHGSSVTTELENERPSPNADEMQIEEKTLEPLVSFSVSAEESPASTVETELCCTQPRSSCAATNVQETDSCNLTDSQERAQGEPIKDESACPERDLNKMSSGKIRDTLCGKSPKAKVSEEVLDAHSFTSSTCINSVLGKDNLNGPHVSKKKTDDQDSSCLVQEAPDFAALNLPNNAADSEMQDGDVETSSYDFNRSTTTPESEDLKENKGLQAQETVEAERTPPRSDPSRILPPVSTINVADETVADQIACVTTAPQNDLQNDTLNEEKSPSDKCKSLKENSCLLSSHLSHSCSLPNVSTNVSENQTKEEERYLGRNSKHLLMNKTQKVLQNKGLVEGSLIKDLAHDKACDVPTVTAVERVLHGSGQGQSETSVEVLEDQNPDLIMSGVSTAIPATSETAGPIQPLESISKVRTEMGSPLPPLITPVKTPPKSGKAINPRHAIGKLSFPSPMDRLASPCTQVQTPVTPNSQTVCSSSTPNGVPSSPLQFGSATPKHAVPVPGRLPTAVNSSPATASCPSQENSMKILDDMYPELSARARTLSILRGNLSISSSENGASPPRTDSQVSSFTTVTSTGTAFAKTTETRGEKRPAPESPPPKNSKHLRLEERSAGVSQTCPGSLTNSDKDSAWLQTPEVKPMESEDMVVSTETEGPVEENDVGRLLERIEHQAFDVLPVIQSHIHVGNLPKEPVLRDEEKEVISKVFHSSLADEMTLAILHQLKSETRDMCGKYAQALCRVYTAICRQKRDFEKARILAYSLLIEDFPNAAKLILFMVTTWRSLLSHGGLLCQAIHAVAKLKAPHDISKCLSAFLGWEKSPPCDIDRLLSRTLSAMHSGPEVSFLKHSRYGDDLGTAAWEQVFAMHLLCAQKSWKWSYDHILSKELWPLMNTWVCQPRDQQVPIADVTVASVLRLIGLLGQMGIKEKNISSVLTVAKVIGAFVRQSQSEGVPWGVQLAAVNCMFDLSPCDPKEALDALAGWRGEASQSVPSGVTSCIFQLASICRQVKK, encoded by the exons AGCTTAACGGAATACGTGTCATCGTTTTTGGCACTGAAACAGAAGATTACAGTTGCAGA TGACACGATCACTTTGCGACAGCAACATGAAGAGCTTCAGAGTCGATTGTTTGCTTTGGAGAAAAGGACTGAGAATCACGAggctgtgcaagcagagttggaagaaaaaaag CGGATTCTCCGGGATTACGGTCAGATCACTGAAGAGTTTGAAAAGTTGAAGCATGAAAACGGTGTTACGCTGGCTGA GAATGGGAAGCTGGAACAACAACTAAAGGGCATCAAAG AACTCATGGAAGCTCTGTCCCTTGAGAATGCGCAACTGAAACGGGAAAGGGCTGCGTTCGAAAATGATTTGCTGACCGCACAA ATATCTTTAAAGAAATCTCAAGAAAATGCAGATAAAGTAGAAAAATTGATGGAGGAACAAGAAAGAATATCGAGCAT GAAAGAAAAATTGGCAAATAAAGTGACACTGATGGAAG aATCCGTTTCTGAAAGGAATAATCAAATTTCACTGCTAAGTAAGGAGAAGATGGTGctggagaaaaacatttttgacctCCAG GGAAGACTGATAAAACtggagagagaaagaaacaaaG AATATAAGAGTATAGCAATTCAGGCAAGACCATCTGGAGAACATAAAGTTGACAAAG AAAAGGTTCGGATACTTTTGGAGCAGTTGTGGGCTTGCGTGGAACCGAAAGACCAGCAGGGAACCAACGCCTTGCTTTTACAGG ATCCCAAATCTCCACAAAGGAACTGCATTCCACAGGGTGCTAAATCCCGGACTCCTTTCCATCAGAATGGTGATATTCAAAGATCCCCCACCCAGATAAATGCACAGTTGAAAACGTCCCCACGTGCACACAAAATTAAGAAACAAGCATCTCAGCTAATACAGAAAGAGGAAAAATCCCGTCCAACGAACAATAATCACGTGACCAAAGACGTCAAACCAAAGGAGTTTGTCCCTGACACTCCCAACATGGACGAAATATTGAAATTGTTCAAGCCGCTGCCTCCCTGTCTATCACCACTATTGGAGTCT GAGAACGAAACGGAGTCTGTGGAGACCGGGGACAGAGAAGCAGTGCGAGTTGGTGCTCCTGGTAATCCCGGTCCTGGTGAAAAGGAGTTTCAGGACACTAGAACAAAGTCACCCCTTTCTCCAAAACCTTTGTCGACGACGTTTGCGGAAAGTGATGGATTGTATAACGTCGCAACTCATGAAATGGAATGCACCACGAACATACACGGATCAAGTGTCACCACAGAGCTAGAGAATGAAAGACCCAGCCCGAATGCTGACGAAATGCAGATTGAGGAGAAAACTCTGGAGCCGTTAGTATCATTTTCCGTTTCAGCTGAGGAATCTCCAGCAAGTACTGTTGAAACGGAGCTGTGCTGTACACAACCTCGTTCCAGTTGCGCTGCCACAAACGTACAAGAAACCGACAGCTGTAATCTTACAGATTCACAGGAACGAGCTCAAGGAGAGCCGATCAAAGACGAGTCTGCGTGTCCAGAGAgagatttgaacaaaatgtcCTCTGGCAAAATCCGAGACACTCTTTGTGGGAAATCTCCCAAAGCTAAGGTCAGTGAGGAGGTATTGGATGCACACTCATTTACGTCCTCAACTTGCATCAACTCTGTACTGGGCAAAGACAATTTAAATGGGCCACACGTCTCCAAAAAGAAAACCGACGATCAAGACTCGAGTTGTTTGGTGCAAGAAGCTCCAGATTTTGCAGCCCTAAATCTCCCAAATAATGCAGCGGACTCAGAAATGCAAGATGGTGACGTGGAAACATCAAGCTATGACTTTAATCGTAGCACCACCACTCCAGAAAGTGAAGACTTGAAAGAAAATAAGGGATTGCAAGCCCAGGAAACTGTAGAAGCTGAAAGAACACCTCCCCGATCAGACCCGAGTAGAATTCTACCTCCCGTGTCTACGATTAATGTTGCAGATGAAACCGTTGCTGACCAGATCGCTTGTGTTACAACAGCTCCACAGAACGATCTTCAGAATGACACGTTGAACGAAGAAAAATCTCCTTCGGACAAATGTAAATCTTTGAAAGAAAATAGCTGTTTGCTATCCAGTCATTTGAGTCATTCTTGCTCATTACCCAATGTGAGCACAAATGTATcagaaaaccaaacaaaagaagaagaaaggtatCTTGGAAGGAACAGCAAACAccttttaatgaacaaaacacAGAAGGTTCTTCAGAACAAAGGTCTTGTAGAAGGTAGTCTTATCAAAGACTTGGCTCATGACAAAGCTTGTGACGTGCCGACAGTCACCGCTGTCGAACGTGTTCTACACGGGAGTGGGCAAGGTCAATCGGAGACTTCTGTTGAAGTACTCGAGGACCAGAACCCTGATCTCATCATGAGCGGCGTATCCACAGCTATCCCGGCGACAAGTGAAACTGCAGGACCCATTCAACCGTTGGAGTCCATAAGCAAAGTTCGCACTGAAATGGGTTCGCCGCTCCCTCCGCTCATCACTCCTGTGAAGACGCCTCCGAAATCCGGAAAAGCCATCAATCCAAGGCACGCCATCGGAAAGCTCTCCTTTCCCTCCCCAATGGATAGACTGGCCTCTCCTTGCACTCAAGTCCAGACCCCCGTGACTCCCAACAGTCAGACCGTTTGTTCGTCTTCAACTCCAAACGGAGTCCCGTCGTCACCTCTTCAATTTGGCTCCGCCACCCCAAAACACGCCGTGCCCGTCCCAGGTCGCCTGCCCACTGCCGTAAACTCCTCGCCGGCCACAGCCTCTTGTCCATCTCAGGAAAACTCAATGAAGATTCTGGACGACATGTACCCAGAACTGTCCGCACGCGCCCGCACTTTGAGCATTCTTAGAGGGAACCTTAGCATCAGTTCTTCAGAAAACGGAGCCTCGCCCCCAAGGACTGACAGTCAGGTGTCCAGCTTTACGACAGTCACTTCCACCGGAACCGCCTTCGCCAAGACGACCGAGACGAGAGGAGAAAAACGACCCGCCCCGGAGTCTCCTCCGCCTAAAAACAGCAAACATCTCAGATTAGAGGAGCGCTCCGCAGGTGTCAGCCAAACGTGCCCTGGGTCCTTGACAAACAGTGACAAGGATTCAGCATGGCTTCAGACGCCGGAGGTCAAACCGATGGAAAGCGAGGACATGGTTGTCTCAACGGAGACGGAAGGACCTGTGGAGGAAAACGACGTGGGCCGCCTTTTGGAGAGGATCGAGCACCAGGCCTTCGACGTGTTGCCTGTGATCCAGAGCCACATCCATGTTGGGAACCTGCCCAAAGAGCCTGTGCTGAGGGACGAGGAGAAAGAAGTCATTTCAAAGGTTTTTCACAGCAGCTTA GCAGATGAAATGACGTTGGCCATCTTGCACCAACTCAAAAGCGAAACGAGGGAcatgtgtggaaaatatgcGCAGGCCCTCTGCAGAGTTTACACGGCCATTTGTCGACAGAAAAGAGACTTTGAAAAGGCTCGCATCCTGGCGTACAGCTTGCTCATTGAAG ATTTTCCCAACGCTGCCAAGCTGATTTTGTTTATGGTGACAACATGGCGGAGTCTTTTGTCTCACGGCGGCCTTCTGTGCCAGGCCATCCACGCGGTCGCTAAACTTAAAGCACCGCACGATATCTCAAAGTGCCTCTCGGCATTCCTTGGATGGGAGAAG AGCCCGCCCTGCGATATTGACCGTCTGCTCTCAAGGACTTTATCAGCGATGCACTCGGGCCCGGAGGTTTCTTTCTTGAAACACAGTCGCTATGGCGATGACCTGGGGACGGCGGCTTGGGAGCAGGTCTTCGCTATGCATCTCCTCTGTGCACAAAAGTCCTGGAAGTGGAGCTATGACCATATCTTGAG TAAAGAGTTGTGGCCACTGATGAACACGTGGGTGTGTCAGCCCCGAGACCAGCAAGTTCCCATCGCCGATGTGACGGTGGCAAGCGTCCTCCGCCTAATTG GGCTCCTTGGTCAGATGGGAATCAAAGAGAAGAACATTTCTTCTGTGTTAACTGTGGCCAAAGTGATCGGCGCCTTTGTTCGACAGAGCCAGAGTGAAG GTGTACCGTGGGGGGTGCAGTTAGCGGCCGTGAACTGCATGTTTGACCTGTCACCGTGCGACCCCAAAGAAGCCCTGGACGCACTTGCGGGATGGCGAGGGGAGGCGTCACAAAGTGTCCCCTCGGGGGTCACAAGCTGCATTTTTCAGCTGGCCTCTATTTGCAGACAGGTCAAGAAATGA